From a single Glycine soja cultivar W05 chromosome 19, ASM419377v2, whole genome shotgun sequence genomic region:
- the LOC114398132 gene encoding glycerol-3-phosphate dehydrogenase [NAD(+)] isoform X1, whose protein sequence is MAPALEEGGERETSVAQNNSLNSVVNDATHRSKVTVIGSGNWGSVAAKLIASNTLRLSSFHDEVRMWVYEETLLSGEKLTDVINRTNENVKYLPGIKLGKNVVADPDLESAVKDSNMLVFVTPHQFMEGICKRLVGKIREDAEAISLVKGMEVKMEGPCMISSLISQQLGINCSVLMGANIANEIAVEKFSEATVGYRLNREVAERWVQLFYTHYFIVTAVQDVEGVELCGTLKNVVAIAAGFVDGLEMGNNTKAAIMRLGLREMKAFSKLLFPSVKDSTFFESCGVADLITTCLGGRNRKVAEAYARNGGKRSFDELEAEMLQGQKLQGVSTASEVYEVLSHRGWLELFPLFSTVHEISTGLLPPSAIVEYSEKLPRSF, encoded by the exons atgGCTCCAGCCTTGGAAGaaggaggagaaagagaaaCTAGTGTGGCACAGAACAACTCCTTGAACAGTGTTGTCAATGATGCCACACACAGATCCAAAGTCACTGTTATTGGAAGTGGCAACTGGGGCAGTGTTGCAGCTAAGCTCATTGCCTCCAATACCCTCAGGCTTAGCTCCTTCCACG ATGAAGTGAGGATGTGGGTATATGAGGAGACACTACTAAGTGGTGAGAAGCTCACAGATGTCATCAATCGAACCAAT GAAAATGTCAAATATCTCCCTGGAATCAAGCTTGGCAAAAATGTTGTTGCAGATCCAGACCTTGAAAGTGCCg TGAAGGATTCCAACATGTTAGTGTTTGTGACTCCACATCAATTTATGGAAGGAATATGCAAAAGGCTTGTTGGGAAAATAAGGGAAGATGCTGAAGCTATTTCCCTTGTTAAAGGGATGGAGGTCAAAATGGAAGGCCCATGCATGATCTCTAGTCTCATTTCTCAGCAACTGGGAATCAACTGTTCTGTTTTAATGGGTGCCAACATAGCAAATGAG ATAGCTGTGGAGAAGTTTAGTGAAGCAACTGTTGGATACAGgctcaatagagaagttgctgAGAGATGGGTTCAGTTGTTTTATACACACTATTTCATTGTGACAGCT GTTCAGGATGTTGAAGGAGTCGAACTGTGTGGAACTTTGAAAAATGTTGTGGCCATAGCGGCAG GTTTTGTGGATGGCCTGGAGATGGGAAATAATACAAAA GCTGCAATCATGAGACTTGGTCTTAGAGAAATGAAGGCATTTTCAAAGTTGTTGTTTCCATCTGTTAAGGACAGCACCTTTTTTGAGAGCTGTGGTGTAGCTGACCTTATCACAACATGCT TGGGTGGAAGAAATAGGAAAGTTGCTGAGGCTTATGCAAGGAATGGAGGGAAGAG GTcttttgatgagcttgaagCAGAAATGCTACAAGGCCAGAAATTGCAG GGTGTCTCAACTGCGAGTGAGGTTTATGAGGTTCTAAGCCATCGTGGGTGGCTAGAGTTGTTCCCTCTCTTCTCAACAGTGCATGAGATAAGCACTGGCCTACTTCCACCATCGGCCATAGTTGAATACAGTGAGAAGCTACCCAGGTCCTTCTAA
- the LOC114398132 gene encoding glycerol-3-phosphate dehydrogenase [NAD(+)] isoform X2 — MWVYEETLLSGEKLTDVINRTNENVKYLPGIKLGKNVVADPDLESAVKDSNMLVFVTPHQFMEGICKRLVGKIREDAEAISLVKGMEVKMEGPCMISSLISQQLGINCSVLMGANIANEIAVEKFSEATVGYRLNREVAERWVQLFYTHYFIVTAVQDVEGVELCGTLKNVVAIAAGFVDGLEMGNNTKAAIMRLGLREMKAFSKLLFPSVKDSTFFESCGVADLITTCLGGRNRKVAEAYARNGGKRSFDELEAEMLQGQKLQGVSTASEVYEVLSHRGWLELFPLFSTVHEISTGLLPPSAIVEYSEKLPRSF, encoded by the exons ATGTGGGTATATGAGGAGACACTACTAAGTGGTGAGAAGCTCACAGATGTCATCAATCGAACCAAT GAAAATGTCAAATATCTCCCTGGAATCAAGCTTGGCAAAAATGTTGTTGCAGATCCAGACCTTGAAAGTGCCg TGAAGGATTCCAACATGTTAGTGTTTGTGACTCCACATCAATTTATGGAAGGAATATGCAAAAGGCTTGTTGGGAAAATAAGGGAAGATGCTGAAGCTATTTCCCTTGTTAAAGGGATGGAGGTCAAAATGGAAGGCCCATGCATGATCTCTAGTCTCATTTCTCAGCAACTGGGAATCAACTGTTCTGTTTTAATGGGTGCCAACATAGCAAATGAG ATAGCTGTGGAGAAGTTTAGTGAAGCAACTGTTGGATACAGgctcaatagagaagttgctgAGAGATGGGTTCAGTTGTTTTATACACACTATTTCATTGTGACAGCT GTTCAGGATGTTGAAGGAGTCGAACTGTGTGGAACTTTGAAAAATGTTGTGGCCATAGCGGCAG GTTTTGTGGATGGCCTGGAGATGGGAAATAATACAAAA GCTGCAATCATGAGACTTGGTCTTAGAGAAATGAAGGCATTTTCAAAGTTGTTGTTTCCATCTGTTAAGGACAGCACCTTTTTTGAGAGCTGTGGTGTAGCTGACCTTATCACAACATGCT TGGGTGGAAGAAATAGGAAAGTTGCTGAGGCTTATGCAAGGAATGGAGGGAAGAG GTcttttgatgagcttgaagCAGAAATGCTACAAGGCCAGAAATTGCAG GGTGTCTCAACTGCGAGTGAGGTTTATGAGGTTCTAAGCCATCGTGGGTGGCTAGAGTTGTTCCCTCTCTTCTCAACAGTGCATGAGATAAGCACTGGCCTACTTCCACCATCGGCCATAGTTGAATACAGTGAGAAGCTACCCAGGTCCTTCTAA